A section of the Streptomyces sp. Je 1-369 genome encodes:
- a CDS encoding lysophospholipid acyltransferase family protein: MFYLLLKHVILGPLLRLMFRPRIEGLEHVPDGGAAIVAGNHLSFSDHFLMPAIIKRRITFLAKAEYFTGPGLKGRLTAAFFRSAGQIPVDRSGKEAGRAAIREGLGVLRKGELLGIYPEGTRSHDGRLYKGKVGVAAMALKAQVPVVPCAMIGTFEAQPPGRKFPKFKRVTIRFGEPLDFTRYVGMDGEKAVLRAVTDEIMYAILGLSGQEYVDKYAAVVKAEEAAEAERERAAAGGKEPRRRPRMPLS, from the coding sequence ATGTTCTACCTACTGCTCAAGCACGTGATCCTCGGCCCGCTGCTCCGGCTGATGTTCCGCCCCAGAATCGAGGGCCTGGAGCATGTGCCGGACGGCGGCGCGGCGATCGTCGCGGGAAACCACCTGTCGTTCTCCGACCACTTCCTGATGCCGGCGATCATCAAGCGCCGCATCACGTTCCTGGCGAAGGCCGAGTACTTCACGGGGCCGGGCCTCAAGGGCCGCCTGACGGCCGCGTTCTTCCGCAGCGCGGGACAGATCCCGGTGGACCGCTCCGGCAAGGAGGCGGGCCGGGCCGCGATCCGCGAGGGCCTCGGCGTGCTGCGCAAGGGCGAGCTGCTCGGCATCTACCCGGAGGGCACCCGCTCGCACGACGGACGCCTCTACAAAGGCAAGGTCGGGGTCGCGGCGATGGCGCTCAAGGCGCAGGTGCCGGTGGTCCCGTGCGCCATGATCGGCACCTTCGAGGCGCAGCCGCCCGGCCGGAAGTTCCCCAAGTTCAAGCGGGTGACGATTCGTTTCGGCGAGCCGCTCGACTTCACGCGCTACGTCGGCATGGACGGCGAGAAGGCCGTCCTGCGGGCGGTCACCGACGAGATCATGTACGCCATCCTCGGGCTCTCCGGGCAGGAGTACGTCGACAAGTACGCGGCCGTCGTCAAGGCGGAGGAGGCGGCGGAAGCGGAACGCGAACGCGCGGCGGCGGGGGGCAAGGAACCGCGCAGGCGGCCGCGGATGCCGTTGAGCTGA
- a CDS encoding NAD-dependent epimerase/dehydratase family protein, protein MKSALVIGATGQIGRVAVRALAEDGWAVRAASRGAGRDERWPQDVRAVRLDREDDAALAGALGDGVDLVVDMVAFTAAHSRQYAEFADRIGSAVVVSSGAVYTDARGRSFDTQDEPDGSPEYPVPIPESQPTVAPGDATYGTRKIGIERDLLAMGDRLPVTLLRAGAIYGPHCRGPRELYFVKRNLDKRRTRVLAHGGRSCFHPVSVHNIAELIRLAAGRPGSRVLNAADPEALTVAEIGAAIDTVMGFESETVPMPGDAPATSVGVTPWSTPHPVVYDMSAAERELGYRAVTSYVDALAETVDWIADRLGDRDWREVFPEMAANYDRSLDLFDYAAEDAWLADRRNS, encoded by the coding sequence ATGAAGAGCGCATTGGTCATCGGAGCGACAGGACAGATCGGGCGGGTCGCGGTGCGCGCCCTCGCCGAGGACGGCTGGGCGGTGCGGGCCGCGTCGCGGGGCGCCGGCCGCGACGAGCGGTGGCCGCAGGACGTACGGGCGGTACGGCTCGACCGGGAGGACGACGCGGCGCTCGCGGGGGCGCTCGGCGACGGGGTGGACCTCGTGGTCGACATGGTGGCGTTCACGGCCGCGCACTCCCGGCAGTACGCGGAGTTCGCCGACCGGATCGGGTCGGCCGTGGTGGTGTCCAGCGGGGCGGTCTACACGGACGCGCGGGGCCGCAGCTTCGACACCCAGGACGAGCCCGACGGCTCCCCCGAGTACCCCGTGCCGATCCCGGAGAGCCAGCCCACGGTCGCTCCCGGCGACGCGACGTACGGCACCCGCAAGATCGGGATCGAGCGGGACCTCCTGGCGATGGGCGACCGGCTGCCGGTGACGCTGTTGCGGGCCGGCGCGATCTACGGCCCGCACTGCCGCGGGCCGCGCGAGCTGTACTTCGTGAAGCGGAACCTGGACAAGCGGCGCACGCGCGTCCTCGCCCACGGAGGGCGCAGCTGCTTCCACCCGGTGAGCGTCCACAACATCGCGGAGCTGATACGGCTCGCGGCCGGGCGGCCCGGGTCCCGGGTCCTCAACGCGGCCGACCCGGAGGCGCTCACGGTCGCGGAGATCGGTGCGGCGATCGACACGGTGATGGGTTTCGAGAGCGAGACAGTGCCGATGCCAGGCGATGCGCCTGCCACGAGCGTCGGTGTCACCCCGTGGAGCACGCCGCATCCGGTCGTCTACGACATGTCGGCGGCGGAGCGGGAGCTGGGGTACCGCGCCGTGACGTCGTACGTCGACGCCCTCGCGGAGACGGTCGACTGGATCGCGGACCGTCTGGGCGACCGCGACTGGCGCGAGGTGTTCCCTGAGATGGCGGCGAACTACGACCGGTCGCTCGACCTCTTCGACTATGCGGCGGAGGACGCGTGGCTGGCGGACCGGAGGAACTCCTGA
- a CDS encoding alpha/beta hydrolase, with translation MKRTPGTRRRTAVFGSAGALVAATLIAGAVAAPTANADAATTARADAARSGKDREMRGAVLAAQRAAKAGIDWRNCPADWGLEKPIQCGWVTVPVDYAKPNGKKIKLAVDRIGSTGTKDERQGALVYNPGGPGGSGMRFPRRVTTKSKLWEKTSKAYDFVGFDPRGVGHSAPISCVDPQEFVKAPKLDPIPDSEADKRAQRKLAAEYADGCQERSGDMLPHMTTPNTARDLDVIRAALGEKKLNFLGVSYGTYLGAVYSTLYPTHVRRMIFDSVVNPRTDKIWYEVNLDQDVAFEKRLIDWMKWVAKNDSAFHLGDTYTEVRAQWDKLRATAKKQPLNGVVGPAELQSYFQNAPYYDSSWVEIATNWSKYAAGDPKPLIEAASPDLSDTAGNITSENGNAVYTAVECADAKWPRSWRKWDRDNTRIHQTSPFMTWGNAWMNLPCATWSSKQQRPVEVRTHKGLPKTLIMQSTRDAATPYPGAVELHKRLKGSRMVTEKDAGSHGITNLANPCLNTRVDTYLLTGKVDASDVTCGPHATPKP, from the coding sequence TTGAAAAGGACCCCAGGGACCAGACGGCGGACGGCGGTGTTCGGATCCGCGGGGGCCCTCGTCGCGGCGACGCTGATAGCGGGGGCCGTCGCGGCCCCGACGGCGAACGCCGACGCCGCTACGACGGCGCGGGCCGACGCGGCCCGCTCCGGCAAGGACCGTGAGATGCGCGGCGCCGTCCTCGCCGCGCAGCGCGCCGCGAAGGCCGGCATCGACTGGCGGAACTGCCCCGCCGACTGGGGGCTGGAGAAGCCCATCCAGTGCGGCTGGGTCACCGTCCCCGTCGACTACGCCAAGCCCAACGGCAAGAAGATCAAGCTCGCCGTCGACCGCATCGGCAGCACCGGCACCAAGGACGAGCGGCAGGGCGCCCTGGTCTACAACCCGGGCGGCCCCGGCGGCTCCGGCATGCGCTTCCCGCGCCGCGTCACCACCAAGAGCAAGCTCTGGGAGAAGACCTCCAAGGCGTACGACTTCGTGGGCTTCGATCCGCGCGGCGTCGGGCACTCCGCGCCCATCTCCTGCGTCGACCCGCAGGAGTTCGTGAAGGCGCCCAAGCTCGACCCGATCCCCGACAGCGAGGCCGACAAGCGCGCCCAGCGCAAGCTCGCCGCCGAGTACGCCGACGGCTGCCAGGAGCGCAGCGGCGACATGCTGCCGCACATGACGACGCCCAACACCGCCCGCGACCTGGACGTCATCCGCGCCGCGCTCGGCGAGAAGAAGCTGAACTTCCTCGGCGTCTCCTACGGCACCTACCTGGGCGCGGTCTACAGCACCCTCTACCCGACGCACGTGCGCCGCATGATCTTCGACTCCGTCGTCAATCCGCGCACGGACAAGATCTGGTACGAGGTCAACCTCGACCAGGACGTCGCCTTCGAGAAGCGCCTCATCGACTGGATGAAGTGGGTCGCGAAGAACGACTCCGCCTTCCACCTCGGCGACACCTACACCGAGGTCCGCGCCCAGTGGGACAAGCTGCGCGCCACCGCCAAGAAGCAGCCCCTGAACGGCGTCGTCGGCCCGGCCGAGCTGCAGTCGTACTTCCAGAACGCGCCGTACTACGACTCGTCCTGGGTCGAGATCGCCACGAACTGGAGCAAGTACGCCGCCGGCGACCCGAAGCCCCTCATCGAGGCGGCGAGCCCCGACCTCTCCGACACCGCGGGCAACATCACCAGTGAGAACGGCAACGCGGTCTACACCGCCGTCGAGTGCGCCGACGCCAAGTGGCCGCGCAGCTGGCGGAAGTGGGACCGCGACAACACCCGCATCCACCAGACCAGCCCCTTCATGACCTGGGGTAACGCCTGGATGAACCTGCCCTGCGCCACCTGGTCCAGCAAGCAGCAGCGCCCCGTCGAGGTGCGCACGCACAAGGGTCTGCCGAAGACGCTGATCATGCAGTCCACGCGGGACGCCGCCACGCCGTACCCCGGCGCCGTCGAGCTGCACAAGCGCCTCAAGGGCTCCCGCATGGTCACCGAGAAGGACGCCGGTTCGCACGGCATCACCAACCTCGCCAACCCGTGCCTCAACACCCGTGTCGACACCTACCTGTTGACCGGCAAGGTGGACGCCTCCGACGTCACCTGCGGCCCGCACGCCACGCCCAAGCCGTAG
- a CDS encoding NAD(P)H-dependent flavin oxidoreductase encodes MSVLSTRLTEKYAVRHPFVCAGMGIVGGNAELAVAVADAGGVGAVGAALMPPDVLRQIIHAVRKGAGSAPFHINLITYFDNTEHVAVCAEEQVPIVSYHWGHPPADQLEQLRAAGVSVWEQVGSVDAARRAVDDGVEAVVAQGWEAGGHNFGGLPTMVGVPAVVDAVGDRALVLAAGGITDGRQVAAALCLGADGVWVGTRMAATREAEVHPEHHRRLIAGLGEDTVLTGIFGPEWPEFNPMRVQRDRVVAEWHDRTAEVPTVRDSLEQVGTTVFQGEETVLRKFNVLPPVPATEADWEEMPWLMGQGVGLIHDIRPAGDVVREMMDQAEVVLTTRHHR; translated from the coding sequence ATGAGTGTGCTGTCGACCAGGCTCACCGAGAAGTACGCCGTCCGTCACCCGTTCGTCTGCGCCGGAATGGGCATCGTCGGCGGTAACGCCGAACTGGCGGTGGCCGTGGCCGACGCAGGGGGCGTCGGTGCGGTGGGCGCCGCGCTCATGCCCCCGGACGTCCTCCGGCAGATCATCCACGCCGTGCGCAAGGGCGCCGGAAGCGCTCCGTTCCACATCAACCTGATCACGTACTTCGACAACACCGAGCACGTCGCCGTCTGTGCCGAGGAGCAGGTGCCGATCGTCTCGTACCACTGGGGCCATCCACCGGCCGATCAGCTCGAACAGCTGCGTGCGGCGGGAGTGTCGGTGTGGGAGCAAGTGGGCTCCGTCGACGCGGCCAGGCGCGCCGTCGACGACGGTGTGGAGGCGGTCGTCGCCCAGGGCTGGGAGGCCGGCGGGCACAACTTCGGCGGGCTGCCCACCATGGTCGGCGTCCCCGCCGTCGTCGACGCCGTGGGAGACCGCGCGCTGGTCCTCGCCGCGGGCGGCATCACCGACGGCCGCCAAGTCGCCGCGGCCCTGTGCCTGGGCGCCGACGGCGTCTGGGTCGGCACCCGCATGGCCGCCACCCGCGAGGCTGAGGTGCATCCCGAGCACCACCGGCGGCTGATCGCCGGCCTGGGCGAGGACACGGTACTCACCGGGATCTTCGGCCCCGAGTGGCCGGAGTTCAACCCGATGCGGGTGCAGCGCGACCGCGTGGTGGCCGAGTGGCACGACCGCACCGCCGAAGTGCCGACCGTCCGCGACTCGTTGGAGCAGGTCGGCACCACCGTCTTCCAGGGCGAGGAGACGGTGCTGCGCAAGTTTAACGTCCTGCCGCCCGTGCCCGCCACCGAGGCGGACTGGGAGGAGATGCCCTGGCTGATGGGGCAGGGCGTCGGTCTCATCCACGACATCAGGCCCGCGGGCGACGTCGTCCGCGAGATGATGGACCAGGCCGAAGTGGTGCTGACGACGCGACATCATCGGTGA
- a CDS encoding urease accessory protein UreD, with translation MNAAGIRATARVEARADDRGRISLPVLDGEGPLALRRTRSTGRTARVTLVGAMSGPLGGDHLTVEAAVHPGAALHMDSAAATMALPGQTETAARYDVRLSVADDAELRWLPEQLISVCGSDLRVTTCAELAAGARLVLREEQVLGRTGEAPGRLTSRLTVRRAGQLLLDQELACGPGAPGGWDGPAVLAGHRAIGQLIVVRPEYTHDKPAAGPLGEWAAITPLAGPGVLVTAVAPDALLVRRAMDEAVRRLG, from the coding sequence GTGAACGCCGCGGGCATCCGCGCCACGGCCCGCGTCGAGGCGCGTGCCGATGACCGCGGCCGCATCTCCCTGCCGGTACTCGACGGAGAGGGCCCGCTCGCGCTGCGCCGCACCCGCTCCACGGGCCGCACGGCGCGCGTGACGCTGGTCGGGGCGATGAGCGGTCCTCTGGGCGGCGACCACCTGACCGTCGAGGCCGCGGTCCATCCGGGGGCCGCGCTCCACATGGACTCGGCTGCGGCCACCATGGCGCTGCCGGGCCAGACCGAGACGGCGGCACGCTACGACGTACGCCTCTCCGTCGCCGACGACGCCGAACTGCGCTGGCTGCCGGAGCAGTTGATCTCGGTGTGCGGCAGCGACCTGCGCGTCACGACGTGCGCTGAGCTGGCCGCCGGGGCCCGCCTGGTGCTCCGCGAGGAACAGGTCCTGGGCCGCACGGGCGAGGCCCCGGGCCGCCTCACCAGCCGCCTCACGGTGCGCCGCGCCGGACAGCTGCTCCTGGACCAGGAACTGGCCTGCGGCCCCGGCGCACCCGGCGGCTGGGACGGCCCCGCGGTCCTGGCCGGCCACCGTGCGATCGGTCAACTCATCGTCGTACGCCCGGAGTACACCCACGACAAGCCCGCCGCCGGGCCGTTGGGGGAGTGGGCCGCCATCACGCCGCTCGCGGGGCCGGGAGTCCTGGTCACGGCCGTCGCGCCGGACGCGCTGCTGGTACGCAGAGCGATGGACGAGGCGGTGCGCCGCCTGGGGTGA
- the ureG gene encoding urease accessory protein UreG: MHLDHSHDGPAAVSADAHRPDGRRRALRIGLGGPVGSGKTATVAALCRDLRDELSLAVVTNDIYTREDAEFLLREAVLPPERITAVETGACPHTAIRDDISANLEAVEDLEDEVGPLDLILVESGGDNLTATFSKGLVDAQIFVIDVAGGDDIPRKGGPGVSTADLLVVNKTDLAPHVGSDLARMAADAKAQRAELPVVFQSLRSGEGVGPVAAWVREQYATWTASA, from the coding sequence ATGCACCTCGACCACTCCCATGACGGCCCCGCCGCCGTGTCCGCCGACGCCCACCGCCCCGACGGCCGCCGTCGCGCACTGCGCATAGGGCTCGGCGGTCCGGTCGGTTCCGGCAAGACCGCGACCGTCGCCGCGCTCTGCCGCGACCTGCGCGACGAACTGTCCCTCGCCGTGGTCACCAACGACATCTACACCCGCGAGGACGCCGAGTTCCTGCTGCGCGAGGCCGTCCTGCCGCCCGAGCGCATCACCGCGGTGGAGACCGGAGCCTGCCCGCACACCGCGATCCGCGACGACATCTCCGCGAACCTGGAGGCCGTGGAGGACCTGGAGGACGAGGTGGGCCCGCTCGACCTGATCCTCGTCGAGTCCGGCGGCGACAACCTCACGGCGACCTTCTCCAAGGGCCTCGTCGACGCGCAGATCTTCGTCATCGACGTCGCGGGCGGCGACGACATCCCGCGCAAGGGCGGCCCCGGCGTCTCCACGGCGGACCTGCTCGTCGTGAACAAGACCGACCTCGCCCCGCACGTCGGCTCCGACCTCGCCCGGATGGCCGCCGACGCGAAGGCCCAGCGCGCCGAACTCCCCGTCGTCTTCCAGTCGTTGCGCTCGGGTGAGGGTGTCGGCCCGGTCGCCGCGTGGGTGCGCGAGCAGTACGCGACGTGGACCGCGTCGGCGTGA
- a CDS encoding urease accessory protein UreF, translated as MSRAALLVLADGRFPAGGHAHSGGAEAAVKAGRITGAASLEAFCRGRLHTSGLVAAALAAAAALGVDPGALDAAADARTPSPALRTAARRLGRQMMRAARATWPHPALDELARQFPKGAHQPVVLGLAARAAGLGPEDAAYCSAYEGISGPATATVRLLSLDPFDATAVLARLAPDVDEVAHRAAEAARRVVDEGVDALPAASAPLLEISAEAHAAWPVRLFAS; from the coding sequence ATGTCACGAGCAGCACTCCTCGTCCTGGCCGACGGCCGCTTCCCCGCCGGTGGGCACGCCCACTCGGGCGGGGCCGAAGCGGCCGTCAAGGCGGGCCGCATCACCGGTGCGGCGAGCCTGGAGGCGTTCTGCCGGGGTCGGCTGCACACCTCCGGGCTCGTGGCGGCCGCCCTCGCGGCGGCCGCCGCCCTCGGTGTCGACCCGGGCGCCCTGGACGCGGCGGCGGACGCCCGCACGCCGTCACCGGCCCTGCGTACCGCCGCGCGGCGCCTCGGTCGGCAGATGATGCGGGCCGCCCGCGCCACCTGGCCGCATCCCGCACTCGACGAACTGGCCCGGCAGTTCCCCAAGGGAGCCCACCAGCCGGTGGTCCTCGGACTCGCCGCCCGCGCCGCCGGGCTCGGACCCGAGGACGCCGCGTACTGCTCGGCGTACGAAGGGATCAGCGGCCCCGCGACCGCCACGGTCCGGCTCCTCAGCCTCGACCCCTTCGACGCCACGGCGGTCCTCGCCCGGCTCGCCCCGGACGTCGACGAGGTGGCGCACCGGGCTGCCGAGGCGGCGAGACGCGTGGTCGACGAGGGTGTCGACGCACTGCCCGCGGCGTCCGCGCCACTTCTGGAGATCAGCGCGGAGGCGCACGCGGCGTGGCCGGTCCGCCTGTTCGCGTCCTAG
- a CDS encoding urease subunit alpha, producing MPELSRAAYADLFGPTTGDRIRLADTDLLIEIEEDRSGGPGRSGDESVFGGGKVIRESMGQSRTTRAEGAPDTVITGAVVIDHWGIVKADIGIRDGRVTGIGKSGNPDTMDGVHPDLVIGPETEVIAGNGKILTAGGIDTHIHFISPTIVDEALASGVTTLFGGGTGPAEGSKATTITPGAWHLSRMFAALESSPVNIGFLGKGNTVNAESMHAQLRAGAVSFKIHEDWGATPATIDACLNVCEETGAQLAVHTDTLNEAGFIDATFDAVAGRTLHAFHVEGAGGGHAPDMITAVSLPNMLPSSTNPTRPHTVNTVEEHLDMLMVCHHLNPAVPEDLAFAESRIRPTTIGAEDILHDLGAISIMSSDSQAMGRIGEVIMRTWQTAHVMKRRRGFLPGDTRADNRRARRYVAKYTINAAVAQGIDHELGSVEPGKLADLVLWEPAFFGVKPQLVLKGGQIAYAQMGDANASIPTPQPVLPRRMYGAHGRAPALNSVNFVTQSALDDGLPERLGLDKPFAAIRSTRGRSKADMRENDALPRVEVAADSFAVTIDGELVEPSPAAELPLAQRYFLF from the coding sequence ATGCCTGAACTGTCCCGTGCCGCCTACGCCGATCTGTTCGGCCCCACGACCGGCGACCGGATCCGGCTCGCCGACACCGACCTCCTGATCGAGATCGAGGAGGACCGCTCCGGCGGACCCGGCCGATCCGGCGACGAGTCCGTGTTCGGCGGCGGCAAGGTCATCCGCGAGTCGATGGGCCAGTCCCGCACCACCCGAGCCGAAGGCGCGCCCGACACCGTCATCACCGGCGCCGTCGTCATCGACCACTGGGGCATCGTCAAGGCCGACATAGGCATCCGCGACGGCCGCGTCACCGGCATCGGCAAGTCCGGCAACCCGGACACCATGGACGGCGTCCACCCCGATCTCGTCATCGGCCCCGAGACCGAGGTCATCGCGGGCAACGGCAAGATCCTCACCGCGGGCGGCATCGACACCCACATCCACTTCATCTCGCCGACCATCGTCGACGAGGCGCTGGCCTCCGGTGTCACCACGCTCTTCGGCGGCGGCACGGGCCCCGCCGAGGGCAGCAAGGCGACGACCATCACGCCCGGCGCCTGGCACCTGTCCCGGATGTTCGCGGCGCTGGAGTCCAGCCCGGTCAACATCGGCTTCCTGGGCAAGGGCAACACGGTCAACGCCGAGTCGATGCATGCCCAGCTCCGCGCCGGCGCCGTCAGCTTCAAGATCCACGAGGACTGGGGCGCGACGCCCGCCACCATCGACGCCTGCCTGAACGTCTGCGAGGAGACCGGCGCCCAGCTCGCCGTCCACACCGACACGTTGAACGAGGCGGGCTTCATCGACGCCACCTTCGACGCCGTCGCGGGGCGCACGCTCCACGCCTTCCACGTCGAGGGCGCGGGCGGCGGGCACGCCCCCGACATGATCACGGCGGTCTCGCTGCCCAACATGCTGCCGAGCTCCACCAACCCCACCCGGCCGCACACCGTCAACACCGTCGAGGAACACCTCGACATGCTGATGGTCTGCCACCACCTCAACCCGGCCGTCCCCGAGGACCTCGCCTTCGCCGAGTCCCGCATCCGGCCCACCACGATCGGGGCGGAGGACATCCTCCACGACCTCGGCGCCATCTCGATCATGTCGTCGGACTCCCAGGCCATGGGGCGCATCGGTGAAGTGATCATGCGTACGTGGCAGACCGCGCACGTGATGAAGCGACGCCGCGGATTCCTGCCGGGGGACACCCGCGCCGACAACCGCCGCGCACGTCGCTATGTCGCCAAATACACGATCAACGCGGCCGTCGCCCAGGGCATCGACCACGAGCTCGGCTCGGTCGAGCCCGGCAAACTCGCCGACCTCGTCCTGTGGGAACCGGCGTTCTTCGGCGTCAAGCCGCAGCTCGTCCTCAAGGGCGGCCAGATCGCCTACGCGCAGATGGGCGACGCGAACGCCTCCATCCCGACCCCGCAGCCGGTCCTGCCCCGACGCATGTACGGGGCACACGGCAGGGCCCCGGCCCTCAACTCGGTCAACTTCGTGACGCAGTCGGCCCTCGACGACGGCCTGCCCGAACGCCTCGGCCTGGACAAGCCGTTCGCGGCGATCCGCTCCACGCGGGGGCGCAGCAAGGCCGACATGCGGGAGAACGACGCGCTGCCCCGGGTCGAGGTCGCGGCGGACAGCTTCGCGGTCACGATCGACGGAGAACTGGTGGAACCGTCACCGGCCGCGGAGCTGCCGCTGGCGCAGCGCTACTTCTTGTTCTGA
- a CDS encoding urease subunit beta, with translation MIPGEILFADEPVPYNEGREVTRLTVLNAADRPVQVGSHYHFAEANPGLDFDRGAAHGKRLNIAAGTAVRFEPGIPVDVELVPLAGKRVVPGLRGETGGALDA, from the coding sequence CTGATCCCCGGAGAGATCCTCTTCGCTGACGAGCCCGTCCCCTACAACGAGGGCCGCGAGGTCACCCGCCTCACCGTCCTCAACGCCGCCGACCGGCCCGTCCAGGTCGGCTCCCACTACCACTTCGCCGAGGCCAACCCGGGTCTTGACTTCGACCGCGGCGCCGCACACGGAAAGCGGCTGAACATCGCCGCGGGAACCGCCGTGCGCTTCGAGCCCGGAATCCCCGTCGACGTCGAACTCGTCCCGCTGGCCGGGAAGCGTGTCGTGCCCGGTCTGCGCGGCGAGACCGGAGGTGCCCTCGATGCCTGA
- a CDS encoding urease subunit gamma encodes MQLTPHEQERLLIHVAADVAEKRRARGLLLNHPESIALITSHILEGARDGRTVAELMSSGRRILTRDDVMEGIAEMIHDVQVEATFPDGTKLVTVHEPIV; translated from the coding sequence GTGCAACTGACCCCGCACGAGCAGGAGAGACTGCTCATTCATGTGGCCGCGGACGTGGCCGAGAAGCGAAGGGCGCGGGGACTGCTCCTGAACCACCCCGAGTCGATCGCCCTCATCACCTCCCACATCCTCGAGGGCGCCCGCGACGGCCGCACCGTCGCCGAGCTCATGTCCTCGGGGCGCCGCATCCTCACCCGTGACGACGTCATGGAGGGCATCGCCGAGATGATCCACGACGTCCAGGTCGAGGCCACCTTCCCGGACGGCACCAAGCTCGTCACCGTCCACGAGCCGATCGTCTGA
- a CDS encoding C40 family peptidase: MTALNHVPSLLTRTGAASVLTLAVVGGTVVAPGLTSEAQAATHGTKALKIAASKKGSPYGYGSAGPNRFDCSGLTLYSFKKTGKKLPRTAAAQYNKTKHVSRSKRTRGDLVFFHSGRNVYHVGIYAGNNRIWHAPKRGAVVRLEKIWSNSVWYGRVR, encoded by the coding sequence ATGACCGCGCTGAATCATGTTCCGTCGCTGCTCACCAGGACCGGTGCCGCATCGGTCCTCACGCTCGCCGTCGTAGGCGGCACCGTCGTGGCCCCCGGGCTCACGTCGGAGGCCCAGGCAGCCACCCACGGGACGAAGGCGCTCAAGATCGCGGCGTCCAAGAAGGGCTCCCCGTACGGCTACGGCTCGGCGGGACCCAACCGGTTCGACTGCTCGGGGCTGACGCTCTACTCGTTCAAGAAGACGGGCAAGAAGCTGCCGCGCACCGCCGCCGCGCAGTACAACAAGACCAAGCACGTCTCCCGGTCCAAGCGGACCCGCGGCGACCTGGTGTTCTTCCACTCCGGTCGGAACGTCTACCACGTCGGGATCTACGCGGGTAACAACCGCATCTGGCACGCTCCCAAGAGGGGGGCCGTGGTGCGCCTGGAGAAGATCTGGTCCAACAGCGTCTGGTACGGCAGGGTCCGCTGA
- a CDS encoding DUF6328 family protein: MSDDYACTARNETPLERADRNFAELLQELRVTQTGVQILFAFLLTLAFSPRFPSLDAVQRGTYVTTLLLAVLAAALFTAPAALHRSLFQQRAKPLIVRVSSRLAAVGLGVLVLTLAGSVLLVVDVTSGRTEGLLAGVWTLLVCVGLWGVLPRLARRPLARVEAALVEEPDARPSGARGGAPRPMRRERCR, translated from the coding sequence ATGTCCGACGACTATGCCTGTACCGCCCGCAACGAAACACCGCTGGAGCGCGCCGACCGCAACTTCGCGGAGCTGCTCCAGGAGCTGAGGGTGACGCAGACGGGCGTTCAGATCCTCTTCGCCTTTCTGCTCACCCTCGCCTTCAGCCCGCGCTTTCCCTCGCTGGACGCGGTGCAGCGCGGCACCTACGTCACGACGCTGCTGCTCGCGGTGCTCGCGGCGGCGCTGTTCACGGCGCCCGCCGCGCTGCACCGCTCGCTCTTCCAGCAGCGGGCCAAGCCGCTCATCGTGCGGGTGTCGTCCCGGCTCGCCGCCGTCGGGCTCGGCGTGCTGGTCCTGACACTCGCCGGTTCGGTGCTGCTCGTCGTCGATGTGACGTCAGGGCGGACCGAGGGACTCCTCGCGGGCGTGTGGACGCTGCTGGTGTGCGTCGGGCTGTGGGGCGTACTGCCACGGCTCGCGCGACGTCCCCTGGCGCGCGTCGAGGCCGCACTCGTTGAGGAGCCGGACGCCCGGCCGTCGGGGGCCCGCGGCGGAGCTCCGCGCCCGATGCGCAGGGAGCGGTGCCGGTAG
- a CDS encoding ATP-binding protein: MADHQEASVTLPSDPASVPAARKYVSRVLAEWGLPGDAEVADTIRLIVSELATNAVQHTLGQSPTFTVDVELDRDEHLRIGVTDSHPRYPKRLPAAVQQDNGRGMVIIRWLAAECGGRLSVSPTDEGGKTVWIALPWRAPVRRTPRDATH, translated from the coding sequence ATGGCAGACCACCAGGAAGCCTCCGTCACCCTGCCGAGCGATCCTGCTTCGGTGCCCGCCGCCCGGAAGTACGTCTCGCGCGTGCTCGCGGAATGGGGCCTGCCCGGTGACGCCGAGGTGGCCGACACGATCAGACTCATCGTCTCGGAACTCGCCACGAACGCAGTGCAGCACACCCTGGGACAGTCGCCCACCTTCACGGTCGACGTCGAACTCGACCGTGACGAGCACTTGCGGATCGGCGTCACCGACAGCCATCCGCGCTACCCCAAGCGCCTCCCCGCAGCCGTCCAGCAGGACAACGGCCGCGGCATGGTGATCATTCGCTGGCTGGCCGCCGAATGCGGCGGCAGGCTCTCGGTCAGCCCCACCGACGAGGGAGGCAAGACCGTGTGGATCGCGCTGCCCTGGCGTGCCCCGGTCCGGCGCACCCCTCGCGACGCCACCCACTGA